From the genome of Plasmodium relictum strain SGS1 genome assembly, chromosome: 3:
gaaaaaaataaagaaaaaaatgtagaaataaaagaaaataaagataaggaaaagaaaaaagttcGTTTTAAAGAAGATGAAATAACTACAGAAAATATtctaaattatttcattgacaatttcaataataatataaatatagagCACGACGAATTGTGTCAATTATTAAcaggaaaaaaattttatgatatagaAAGATTAGCAAAAAATGCTACAGATATTACTCATTATTctataatgaataaaaatattcagaaagaaaaagaaagttATTGTAAAAACTGtggttatatatataattatgatgattatatatatatgtacataaaaatttttaattcattaaaacTAGATGAAAAGGAGGCTGCATATGACAGTATTAAATGCATTTACTGTGGAACCATAATTGACGATGTAGAGTTACAAAACCAATataatgataaagaaaattatattgaACTACATTCCTATAgagaaaaatatgtatttgataaaaacaaaaagaaatattggaaaaataaaattatatcacTTGACAAAAAcacttcattatttaaagaagaaaaaaataaagcatATAATATAACTTATGAAAAATGTACTGAGTGTGGTAATGACTTCTtacattttataaatatccAAACGAGAAGTGCTGATGAAGGATCtactattatttatttttgccCTCAATGTAAAAAACAAACAACcgtatataattaatattgtGATAGTACCAAtattattgttataattcatttaatttaaataaaatataaagaaataattatacttttattttattattgttaattatatttttattaactaattttataattattaaaactattaatgtaattaattatattataattattatttttgtaaaaaaattttaatttaattgtatgtatatatcaaattattttttttattttttacatttgaATATGATTTATAGCATTTTAATTTCtatatactattttttacttttcttgtaaataaatacattttttttttatttttttttcaatcccattaaaatatacaacctatttatgtatatacattatttataaatttgttTATGTTATTGCTATAATTtacattaaatattaataacataatttattttattatacgTAGAGTTGTTAATACTAAAATAAcaacttaaatttttaaatattcaatataaatatatgcatatctttttaataaattaccaagttttaaaaaaattaaaaaatgtataacCATGAAAGAGTTACAAAAAAAAGGtgtatataaatgtatttttatgtatacttttttttttttttatttagaaaaaaataaacagaAATATTCTAAAACATTTTGTATCACAGCttattcatataataaatattattttgtattaaaTAGTTAATTATGAAATGCAtgggt
Proteins encoded in this window:
- a CDS encoding transcription factor, putative; this translates as MNSEKEKDNKKKKNSNKKKKPENKCSNEEKFNINEVTNDISSLPSSNDYIESNLKKKKKKKCEENNMKEEGKKKDYAPSEEYVLPDELKQESSKKIKKQMSNTLNEKFNVKKEKGEYDSMELYENNKKGKKEKKKKEKNKEKNVEIKENKDKEKKKVRFKEDEITTENILNYFIDNFNNNINIEHDELCQLLTGKKFYDIERLAKNATDITHYSIMNKNIQKEKESYCKNCGYIYNYDDYIYMYIKIFNSLKLDEKEAAYDSIKCIYCGTIIDDVELQNQYNDKENYIELHSYREKYVFDKNKKKYWKNKIISLDKNTSLFKEEKNKAYNITYEKCTECGNDFLHFINIQTRSADEGSTIIYFCPQCKKQTTVYN